A genomic stretch from Desulfotignum balticum DSM 7044 includes:
- a CDS encoding type II secretion system F family protein translates to MPIYRYTAIAPDGTRIKNTITAPDEGVASRWLKAEGHIVQNLFELAEADASIRKFDIGFPVKTRERILFFRMFSSLIHANVSISESIGILQNQAETRKMKRILLQVKTDIEGGTPMSDAFTKHPKTFPPTLTGMIRAGELGGILDVVIERISDDLEKRAALRTRMLLALIYPAIVLVVSLAVVAFLVGFVIPQFSVLLQGRALPPNTQFLLDTADLLTDNFGKILLGGLILTGTSILVMATDTTRRYIDRYKIYLPVVGPVMRYGVIVQFARTFASLLGSGITLMDALKSVGATISNLEVRDLIQRMTQQVTAGDNLSSALEKQRFFTPMAAAMIKIGEETGLMDQAMSTTADLHENILVNKIARMTSLIEPALILILGGLVGYVAWGLVAGMLSLYGQAT, encoded by the coding sequence ATGCCGATTTACAGATATACTGCCATCGCTCCAGACGGTACCCGGATCAAAAATACCATCACCGCACCCGATGAAGGAGTCGCCTCCAGATGGCTCAAGGCGGAAGGCCATATTGTCCAGAACCTGTTTGAGCTGGCAGAGGCTGATGCCTCGATCAGAAAATTTGACATCGGATTTCCGGTCAAAACCAGGGAACGCATTCTTTTTTTCCGGATGTTTTCTTCACTGATCCACGCCAATGTCAGTATTTCCGAATCCATCGGTATTCTCCAGAACCAGGCTGAAACCCGGAAAATGAAACGGATTCTGCTTCAAGTAAAAACCGATATCGAAGGAGGAACCCCGATGAGCGACGCGTTTACCAAACACCCGAAGACCTTTCCACCCACCTTGACCGGAATGATCCGGGCCGGGGAACTGGGCGGTATTCTGGATGTGGTCATTGAGCGGATCTCCGATGATCTGGAAAAGCGGGCCGCGCTCCGGACCCGGATGCTTCTGGCCCTGATCTATCCCGCCATTGTTCTGGTGGTGTCCCTGGCGGTAGTGGCGTTTCTGGTGGGATTTGTCATTCCCCAGTTTTCGGTGCTGCTCCAGGGAAGGGCACTGCCCCCTAACACCCAGTTTCTGCTGGATACAGCGGATCTACTGACAGATAACTTCGGAAAGATTCTGCTGGGGGGCCTCATCCTGACCGGCACATCCATCCTGGTGATGGCCACAGACACCACCCGCCGGTATATCGACCGGTACAAAATATACCTGCCCGTGGTGGGCCCGGTGATGAGGTACGGGGTCATTGTCCAGTTTGCCAGAACCTTTGCCTCACTGCTGGGCAGCGGCATCACCCTGATGGATGCGTTGAAATCGGTGGGAGCCACCATTTCAAATCTCGAAGTCCGGGATCTGATCCAGCGGATGACCCAGCAGGTGACGGCCGGAGATAACCTGTCCTCGGCCTTGGAAAAGCAGCGGTTTTTCACCCCCATGGCCGCAGCCATGATCAAAATCGGAGAGGAAACCGGGCTGATGGACCAGGCCATGTCCACCACCGCTGATCTGCACGAAAATATCCTGGTCAACAAAATCGCCCGGATGACCTCCCTGATCGAACCGGCCCTGATCCTGATTCTGGGTGGTCTGGTGGGATATGTGGCCTGGGGGCTGGTGGCGGGCATGCTCAGTCTCTACGGACAGGCGACATGA
- a CDS encoding TonB-dependent receptor plug domain-containing protein, whose amino-acid sequence MTHSLNRHPRWKTTVTGLLGTLVLVFSAPHAAADEKKDVNTLKTPEIVITATRTERELQQVPASISVVTAEDMTRSDATTLADLLQDVPGIEVFDQSIPGAKRVQIRGESGARVLVLIDGQKISEQKSMDGAALLIDPNRIERIEVIKGPASVLYGSEAIGGVVNLITKKGGTRPVQAELSTSFDTSADGISGYASIFGRVDGFSYRLSGTRTDYGDRRTPDKTLDNSSYETQEFSAFGGYDLDRVSIGVMYDSYQSDINSHTPEETTGDTLTYFQLDLPQWDREKISTYAELRDVADSVPRMRLDAYFQNTRKLLKNDMDISVPISPAFRNMIIENRITTDNDQDTIGGGFQLDWIPHHAHYLIFGYEPVFDRLDTATTTVSRQESPMPPPFGTQTESTDHYTYDAAMDTHAVFLQDEWSLPCDLTATLGVRQTWLRSELKNTNDPSLEKGSTDDSYPVFSAGLTYDGVDNLVLRGLFSQGYRFPNLQQLFIGTVHGSADPTFPNPDLEPETSSNYEIGARFDNSTWVADITGFYSDAADYISTAPVTGGRRFVNVDTAETYGAELTLGYTFPGLGLTPYASTTWLNRKFTKDGFSTYDTGLPELKGRAGLRYKQLFREHIDFYSDIYTRWAAKAEERLSDDGTRETHGSWETLNLTLGTRFGRQQHYFTTLNLNNIFDRSYTTARSTLDQPGFHAVIKAGVTF is encoded by the coding sequence ATGACACATTCCCTCAACCGGCACCCCCGGTGGAAAACAACAGTGACCGGACTGCTGGGCACCCTTGTGCTGGTTTTCAGCGCACCCCATGCAGCAGCGGATGAAAAAAAAGACGTCAACACGCTGAAAACGCCTGAAATCGTTATCACCGCCACCCGCACGGAGCGGGAACTGCAGCAGGTGCCCGCTTCCATATCGGTTGTCACGGCAGAGGATATGACGCGCTCCGATGCAACCACCCTTGCTGATCTATTGCAGGATGTGCCCGGCATCGAGGTGTTCGACCAGTCCATTCCCGGGGCCAAACGGGTCCAGATCCGGGGGGAAAGCGGTGCGCGGGTCCTGGTGTTGATCGACGGACAGAAAATATCAGAACAGAAATCCATGGACGGAGCAGCCCTGCTCATCGATCCCAACCGGATTGAACGGATCGAAGTGATCAAGGGGCCGGCATCGGTGCTGTATGGTTCCGAGGCCATCGGCGGTGTTGTCAACCTCATTACCAAAAAAGGCGGGACCCGGCCGGTTCAGGCGGAACTGAGCACCTCCTTTGACACTTCCGCCGACGGGATCTCCGGGTATGCATCCATTTTCGGCAGGGTTGACGGATTCAGCTACCGGCTGTCCGGCACCCGGACCGATTACGGGGACCGCCGGACCCCGGACAAGACCCTGGACAACAGTTCCTACGAAACCCAGGAGTTCAGTGCTTTCGGGGGATACGATCTTGACCGGGTTTCCATCGGAGTCATGTATGACAGCTACCAGAGCGATATCAACTCTCACACCCCGGAAGAAACCACCGGCGACACCCTGACCTATTTTCAGCTGGACTTGCCCCAATGGGACCGGGAAAAAATCAGCACCTACGCAGAGCTGCGTGATGTTGCCGATTCTGTGCCCCGCATGCGCCTGGATGCCTATTTCCAGAACACCCGGAAACTGCTCAAAAACGACATGGATATCAGCGTTCCCATATCTCCGGCTTTCCGGAACATGATTATTGAAAATCGGATCACCACGGATAACGATCAGGATACCATTGGTGGCGGTTTCCAGCTGGACTGGATCCCGCATCACGCCCATTATCTGATTTTCGGGTACGAACCGGTTTTCGACCGGCTCGATACCGCCACCACCACTGTTTCCCGGCAGGAGTCACCCATGCCCCCTCCCTTTGGGACCCAGACCGAAAGTACGGATCATTACACCTATGATGCCGCCATGGACACCCATGCCGTTTTTCTGCAGGATGAGTGGTCCCTTCCCTGCGATCTGACCGCCACACTGGGAGTCCGGCAGACCTGGCTGCGCTCAGAACTCAAAAACACCAACGATCCTTCCCTGGAAAAAGGCAGCACCGACGACAGTTACCCGGTATTCAGCGCGGGGCTGACCTATGACGGCGTGGACAACCTTGTTCTGCGGGGCCTGTTCTCCCAGGGATACCGGTTTCCCAATCTGCAGCAGCTGTTCATCGGCACGGTGCACGGCAGTGCAGACCCGACCTTTCCCAACCCGGACCTAGAACCGGAAACCTCCAGCAACTATGAAATCGGTGCCCGGTTTGACAACAGCACATGGGTTGCGGACATCACCGGGTTTTATTCCGATGCGGCCGATTATATTTCCACGGCGCCTGTCACCGGGGGCCGCCGATTTGTCAATGTCGACACCGCGGAAACATACGGCGCCGAACTGACCCTGGGTTACACCTTTCCCGGCCTGGGTCTGACCCCTTACGCCAGCACCACCTGGCTGAATCGCAAATTTACGAAGGACGGTTTCAGCACCTATGATACCGGCCTGCCTGAATTGAAAGGCCGGGCCGGGCTGCGGTATAAACAACTGTTCCGGGAGCATATCGATTTTTACAGCGACATCTACACCCGCTGGGCCGCCAAAGCCGAAGAACGGCTCTCTGATGACGGGACCCGGGAAACCCACGGATCATGGGAAACCCTCAACCTCACTTTGGGTACCCGGTTCGGCCGGCAGCAGCACTATTTTACCACCCTCAACCTGAACAACATTTTCGACCGGTCCTATACTACGGCCCGGTCCACCCTGGACCAGCCTGGATTTCACGCGGTGATCAAAGCAGGGGTCACCTTTTAG
- a CDS encoding MptD family putative ECF transporter S component, with amino-acid sequence MKLTARKTEHAPAILLRENRMTEGASCPDHRSSAPSYWEVRDLAVIGIFAALTKTTSLMVALMGGGMNPLTLLLKNLIFTAFLVVLLFKVRKPGTLLLFMAVNIIFAMLLMGGGFFLLPPMLAAGLLAEGVILVLGGYNKTRNIILGVALYDLVFKSGSLGISWLFVREQPQLLWITTAMVAIGYLGAVAGLFAGLRFVKELRHAGIVRN; translated from the coding sequence ATGAAATTGACTGCCCGAAAAACAGAACACGCCCCGGCAATTCTGCTCCGGGAAAACCGGATGACCGAAGGTGCATCCTGCCCGGACCACCGCTCCAGTGCCCCTTCTTACTGGGAAGTGCGGGACCTGGCCGTGATCGGCATCTTTGCCGCGCTCACAAAAACCACCAGCCTGATGGTGGCCCTCATGGGGGGCGGCATGAACCCGCTGACCCTGCTGCTGAAAAATTTGATTTTCACGGCATTTCTCGTGGTCCTCCTGTTCAAGGTCCGCAAACCCGGGACCCTGCTGCTGTTCATGGCCGTGAATATCATCTTTGCCATGCTGCTCATGGGAGGCGGCTTTTTTCTGCTGCCGCCCATGCTCGCAGCGGGCCTTCTGGCCGAAGGAGTGATCCTGGTTTTGGGCGGATACAACAAAACACGCAACATCATCCTGGGTGTGGCCCTGTATGACCTGGTTTTTAAGTCCGGATCCCTGGGCATTTCCTGGCTGTTTGTCCGGGAGCAGCCCCAGCTTTTGTGGATCACGACCGCCATGGTCGCCATCGGATACCTGGGTGCGGTGGCGGGCCTGTTTGCCGGCCTCAGATTTGTAAAGGAGCTGCGCCATGCGGGCATTGTTCGAAACTGA
- a CDS encoding peptidylprolyl isomerase — protein MKKQIIFLIVLLLTPLLLAGCGDSQNTDPVVSFTGGELMAEDLVAHHELIRKKPRFSKNPDRLTPEFVFEHALNMEMIIARGLDEKLHLDPRIRARIHDFMAELFLQILTPSLVPEIDKANFTEKELRRYFEENRDSYQEPARYHVRMIRTGDEKEARQVMDKIRSGDLTFEQAAADYSLDPKTRDAGGNTGARPLDRFRESWRPVVAALKLEQVSGPFEINGHYHILRLDSRTDPVPYAFEDRETYVRNDLLYARYRDEWTKAYDQLKKQFQVEVNEQQLAAFLDRHLDHLEQVLSEADDGSLENN, from the coding sequence ATGAAAAAACAGATAATATTCCTGATTGTACTGCTGCTGACACCGTTACTGCTGGCCGGATGCGGGGACAGCCAGAACACGGACCCGGTGGTTTCCTTCACCGGGGGTGAATTGATGGCCGAGGACCTGGTGGCCCATCATGAACTGATCCGAAAAAAACCCCGGTTCAGCAAAAACCCTGACCGGTTGACCCCGGAATTTGTGTTCGAGCACGCCCTGAACATGGAGATGATCATCGCCAGAGGGCTGGATGAAAAACTGCACCTGGATCCCCGGATCCGGGCCAGAATTCACGATTTCATGGCGGAACTATTCCTTCAGATTCTCACCCCCTCCCTGGTGCCGGAAATCGACAAAGCAAATTTCACGGAAAAGGAACTCCGGCGGTATTTCGAGGAGAACCGTGACAGTTACCAGGAACCGGCACGGTACCATGTCCGAATGATCCGGACCGGGGATGAAAAAGAGGCCCGACAGGTGATGGACAAAATCAGGTCCGGTGATCTGACATTCGAACAGGCGGCGGCGGACTACTCCCTGGATCCGAAAACCCGGGATGCGGGCGGAAATACCGGTGCCAGGCCCCTGGATCGGTTCCGTGAATCCTGGCGGCCCGTAGTGGCGGCCCTGAAACTGGAACAGGTGTCCGGTCCCTTTGAGATCAATGGGCATTACCATATCCTCCGGCTGGACAGCAGAACCGATCCCGTGCCCTATGCCTTTGAGGACAGGGAAACATATGTCCGGAACGACCTGCTGTATGCCCGATACCGGGATGAATGGACAAAGGCTTATGACCAGCTGAAAAAACAGTTCCAGGTGGAAGTGAATGAACAGCAGCTGGCCGCTTTTCTGGACCGGCACCTGGATCATCTGGAACAGGTCCTGTCAGAAGCGGATGACGGATCCCTGGAAAACAATTGA
- a CDS encoding FmdE family protein, with product MAGAWSVSAGTRTYPASAENLPPVTIIKEGRELTIRLTDVYDFHGNACPGATMAFQALRYGLELLYGQETPDLADLVIISRSAGGPMDLFDLLMKGKDKSRRTWPPAGMVMDADNFTFQFLRKSTMQTVTVRLQDGLWPEDWFELRAEHKAGTITDEQKKKRTKDRQRVIRTFPGKPLTELFGTPQVDTVVVWGQILPGEIDRHIRDQRKRIKQEQKTQ from the coding sequence ATGGCAGGGGCATGGAGCGTATCGGCCGGCACCAGGACCTATCCGGCATCTGCAGAAAACCTGCCGCCGGTCACCATTATCAAAGAGGGCCGGGAACTGACCATCCGGCTGACGGATGTCTATGACTTTCATGGCAACGCCTGTCCCGGGGCCACCATGGCGTTCCAGGCCCTGCGGTACGGCCTGGAACTGCTTTACGGCCAGGAAACTCCGGACCTGGCGGATCTGGTGATCATTTCCCGCTCCGCCGGGGGACCCATGGATCTGTTCGATCTTTTGATGAAAGGCAAAGACAAATCCAGACGGACCTGGCCCCCGGCAGGCATGGTCATGGACGCGGACAACTTTACATTCCAGTTTCTGCGCAAATCCACCATGCAGACGGTGACCGTGCGCCTGCAGGACGGACTTTGGCCTGAAGACTGGTTCGAACTCCGGGCCGAACATAAGGCCGGGACCATTACGGATGAACAAAAGAAAAAACGCACAAAAGACCGACAGCGTGTGATCCGCACATTCCCGGGCAAACCGCTCACCGAACTGTTCGGCACCCCGCAGGTTGACACCGTTGTGGTCTGGGGACAGATCCTGCCCGGAGAGATCGACCGGCATATCCGTGACCAGCGCAAAAGAATCAAGCAGGAGCAGAAAACCCAATAA
- the hutW gene encoding heme anaerobic degradation radical SAM methyltransferase ChuW/HutW, translating to MQPAQTGPQRGKPALFKTALDKDTGTRFFAREGVDPLTHAFEKKITVHAGFSGSPVPNTARNHIMENLLSRARQQPSAVYIHVPFCETHCLYCGFYNRAYGRKESAGFTDTLLREIDLWQAHPAVTQRPVHAVYIGGGTPTALEAHDLKRLLKTIKSGFPLANDCEITVEGRIHNFSQAKIDACLAAGANRFSIGVQTFHTDLRRSMRRVADRDRIIEFLGELKADGWAVAVIDLIYGFPGQTMEMWRRDIDDFLSLDLDGMDLYQLNLFPSSPLARAIKKGTFPAAAGLPFQAELFAEGVKIMEQARYRRLTVGHWGRTTRERNIYNHLMKGPSECLAYGPGAGGCLKGHYYFVESDLDRWRTAVDMNQKPLTTLIAPSPMVELDKTIAAGFDLGRINLRRLDAAFSIPIEAVLAPLTEQWRRAGLIETDGDWLEPTLAGQFWQVNLAQLMIDYLHRNITEEQMT from the coding sequence ATGCAACCAGCCCAGACCGGCCCCCAGCGCGGAAAACCCGCACTGTTCAAGACCGCACTTGACAAAGACACCGGCACCCGTTTTTTTGCCCGGGAAGGGGTGGATCCGCTCACCCATGCCTTTGAAAAAAAAATTACCGTCCATGCGGGTTTCAGCGGAAGTCCCGTCCCAAATACCGCCCGAAACCACATCATGGAAAACCTGCTGTCCCGTGCCCGGCAGCAACCATCCGCCGTCTACATTCATGTGCCGTTCTGCGAGACCCACTGCCTGTACTGCGGGTTTTACAACCGCGCCTACGGCAGAAAAGAAAGTGCCGGGTTCACCGATACCCTGCTGCGGGAAATCGACCTGTGGCAGGCGCACCCAGCGGTGACCCAGAGACCGGTCCATGCGGTATATATCGGCGGAGGCACCCCCACCGCCCTGGAGGCCCATGATTTGAAGCGCCTGCTCAAAACAATCAAATCTGGTTTTCCCCTGGCCAATGACTGTGAGATTACCGTTGAAGGCCGGATTCACAATTTCAGCCAGGCGAAAATCGATGCGTGCCTGGCCGCCGGGGCCAACCGCTTTTCCATCGGGGTGCAGACCTTTCACACCGATCTGAGACGGTCCATGCGGCGGGTTGCAGACCGGGACCGGATCATTGAATTCCTCGGGGAATTGAAAGCCGATGGGTGGGCCGTGGCGGTGATCGACCTGATCTATGGCTTTCCAGGCCAAACCATGGAGATGTGGCGCCGGGACATCGACGACTTCCTGTCCCTGGACCTGGACGGCATGGACCTGTACCAGCTCAATCTGTTTCCTTCCAGCCCCCTGGCCCGGGCCATTAAAAAGGGAACCTTTCCGGCGGCTGCCGGGCTGCCGTTCCAGGCGGAACTGTTTGCCGAAGGGGTTAAAATCATGGAACAGGCCCGGTACAGGCGGCTCACCGTGGGCCACTGGGGACGTACCACTCGGGAGCGCAATATCTACAACCATCTGATGAAAGGGCCTTCCGAGTGTCTGGCCTATGGTCCGGGTGCCGGGGGGTGCCTGAAGGGTCACTATTACTTTGTGGAGAGCGATCTGGACAGATGGCGCACGGCCGTGGACATGAACCAAAAACCCCTGACAACCCTGATAGCCCCGTCTCCCATGGTGGAGCTGGACAAAACCATTGCCGCCGGGTTCGATCTCGGCCGGATCAACCTCAGGCGGCTGGATGCAGCGTTCAGCATACCCATTGAAGCCGTCCTCGCCCCCCTGACGGAACAGTGGCGCCGGGCGGGGCTCATTGAAACAGACGGAGACTGGCTGGAACCGACCCTGGCCGGACAATTCTGGCAGGTCAACCTGGCACAGTTGATGATCGATTATTTACACCGGAACATAACAGAGGAGCAGATGACATGA
- a CDS encoding GspE/PulE family protein, translating to MARNERFGEYLVNRSVLTKDQLTQSLNRQKITRDRIGRTVVKEGLLTPETLLSELSGFLGIPLMSDAVTDIQPAVIPMIPQKMCQKTGVLPVALGNRNELLLACSGPVPKAVLQNISRLAQRQVKLVLTSPEKITQLQNHYYSRDFDTTIRAESLTAEGNTTFIIELFEKIMVRAINAGASDVHVEPEKNELIIRFRIDGVMKKTETLPAETAGKLISRIKVLGGLDISERRKPQDGAFYFTPRLLDLSMDGVNVRMSTLPVIHGEKAVLRLLPPHDVRIGLETLGMPPDMLAAFSGSLKAPHGIILVTGPTGSGKSTTLYGAIQTLRSEHTNITTIEDPVELTVRGVNQTQVDSGEKITFASALRAILRQDPDIIMVGEIRDAETLNIALRAAVTGHLVLSTLHTNDAPSAFNRMIDMGAEPFLVAASVRMVLGQRLARKTCPACAVSRPVSRTELAMLGLGEETAFDIRQGTGCEHCTLGYQGRIGIFELLGVDEQIRHMIMDRATFDEIRTWALEHTAYTTMRQEGIQKIRQGLTTPEEIIRITME from the coding sequence ATGGCAAGAAACGAACGATTCGGCGAATACCTGGTCAACCGGTCCGTGCTGACCAAGGACCAGTTGACCCAGTCCCTGAACCGGCAGAAAATCACCAGAGACCGGATCGGCCGGACCGTGGTCAAGGAAGGACTTCTGACACCGGAAACCCTGCTTTCGGAACTGTCCGGATTTCTGGGGATACCCCTGATGTCAGACGCTGTGACCGATATCCAGCCAGCGGTGATACCGATGATCCCCCAGAAAATGTGCCAGAAAACCGGGGTGCTTCCCGTGGCACTGGGAAACAGAAATGAACTGCTGCTGGCCTGTTCCGGCCCGGTCCCCAAAGCCGTGCTGCAAAACATCTCCCGCCTGGCCCAGCGCCAGGTCAAGCTGGTACTGACCTCCCCGGAAAAGATTACCCAGCTCCAGAACCATTACTACAGCAGGGATTTTGACACTACCATCCGGGCGGAATCATTGACCGCAGAGGGCAACACCACCTTCATCATCGAGCTGTTTGAAAAAATCATGGTCCGGGCCATCAATGCCGGAGCCTCGGACGTGCACGTGGAGCCGGAAAAAAATGAACTGATCATCCGCTTCCGGATTGACGGCGTCATGAAAAAAACTGAGACTCTCCCTGCGGAAACCGCCGGAAAACTGATTTCACGTATCAAGGTGCTGGGGGGGCTGGACATTTCAGAAAGACGAAAACCCCAGGATGGTGCGTTTTATTTCACACCCCGGCTGCTGGATCTTTCCATGGACGGGGTCAATGTGCGGATGAGCACCCTGCCCGTCATCCACGGGGAAAAAGCGGTACTGCGGTTGCTGCCCCCCCATGACGTGCGCATCGGCCTGGAAACTCTGGGCATGCCGCCGGACATGCTCGCCGCCTTTTCCGGCAGCCTCAAGGCCCCCCACGGTATCATTCTGGTCACCGGCCCCACCGGATCGGGAAAATCCACCACCCTGTACGGAGCCATCCAGACCCTCAGAAGCGAACACACCAATATCACCACCATCGAGGACCCGGTGGAACTGACGGTCCGGGGGGTGAACCAGACCCAGGTGGATTCCGGTGAAAAAATCACCTTTGCTTCGGCCCTGCGGGCCATTCTGCGCCAGGACCCGGACATCATCATGGTGGGGGAAATCCGGGATGCGGAAACCCTGAACATCGCCCTCCGGGCAGCGGTCACCGGCCATCTGGTGCTGTCCACCCTACACACCAACGATGCCCCCAGCGCCTTTAACCGGATGATCGACATGGGGGCCGAGCCTTTCCTGGTGGCGGCATCGGTAAGGATGGTGCTGGGCCAGCGGCTGGCCCGGAAAACCTGCCCGGCCTGCGCCGTGTCCCGGCCGGTTTCCCGGACCGAACTGGCCATGCTCGGCCTTGGGGAAGAAACCGCTTTTGACATCCGGCAGGGAACAGGGTGCGAACACTGCACCCTGGGATACCAGGGACGTATAGGCATTTTCGAACTGCTGGGCGTGGATGAACAGATCCGGCATATGATCATGGACCGGGCCACATTTGACGAAATCAGGACCTGGGCACTGGAACATACCGCCTATACCACCATGCGGCAGGAAGGGATCCAAAAGATCCGGCAGGGACTCACCACGCCCGAAGAAATCATACGTATCACAATGGAATGA
- a CDS encoding TonB-dependent receptor plug domain-containing protein, whose protein sequence is MNWKRYVLLVAGLAVLHAGPVRADRAAAPQQLDEVVVTATGSAKELLDAPGAIEVITAREIRDLNALNVAEALETAVGLVVSRESGRVEAPGIRGTRSKHTLVLLDGRRLAFGFNDQVDLRQIPTVMVERIEVVRGPASALYGNDALGGVVNIITRKAPEQWHGTVTGQAGVNISGEAAEYAGSGFAGGPVTDRFRFLVAGELRHKDGWDESGSLPDDGYEEEPGFLAGRAAFDLTDRQTLTTGLEFMDTVYTGDQFYENLARERRADEKRRGYFLQYDAGFRSMDRLMVRMNRSEYENELEFTPFAASGERHTEQATTQAEARYTGLFLDGHLVTLGAEYRRDGLDDTLAGTRTDRDVDNISLLIQDEFHLSDPLYTVLGIRWDDHSAFGSQWSPRGSLVYRLSDHLRLKGSVGQGFRAPSLTELYVTSLRKRGKEVFESDPKLKAETSTTWELGIAGDHGRYRGGVTGFYTEVEDLIESVFLRTEGSGKDKRDIYRYRNIAEATIKGIEAEAGVRLPGGFSLDGNLTWQDVEDRAGEGAVGGLPEYKGYFKLGYELPDWRLRANLRMSYIGNLTYADGNSESYPLFGAYVAKGLNERFEIFAGVNNLFDKQVEQNDVVQIDPTTVYAGITAHF, encoded by the coding sequence ATGAACTGGAAAAGATATGTTTTACTGGTTGCGGGCCTGGCTGTGTTACATGCCGGACCTGTACGGGCTGACCGGGCAGCAGCGCCGCAGCAACTGGACGAGGTGGTGGTCACGGCCACCGGCAGCGCTAAAGAGCTCCTGGATGCCCCCGGCGCGATCGAGGTGATCACGGCCCGGGAAATCCGGGACCTGAACGCCCTGAACGTGGCAGAAGCCCTGGAAACGGCCGTGGGCCTGGTGGTTTCCCGGGAATCCGGGCGGGTGGAAGCGCCCGGCATCCGGGGGACCCGCAGCAAACACACCCTGGTACTGCTGGATGGGCGGCGCCTGGCCTTCGGGTTCAACGACCAGGTGGACCTGCGCCAGATCCCCACCGTGATGGTGGAACGTATCGAAGTCGTGCGGGGTCCGGCATCGGCCCTGTACGGCAATGACGCATTGGGCGGGGTGGTGAACATCATCACCCGGAAGGCGCCTGAACAGTGGCACGGCACAGTCACCGGCCAGGCCGGGGTGAACATCAGCGGCGAGGCTGCTGAGTATGCGGGCAGCGGCTTTGCCGGCGGACCGGTTACGGATCGTTTCCGCTTCCTGGTTGCCGGGGAGCTGCGGCACAAGGACGGCTGGGACGAATCGGGATCACTTCCTGATGACGGGTATGAAGAAGAACCGGGATTTCTGGCCGGCCGGGCCGCCTTTGACCTGACCGACCGCCAGACCCTTACCACCGGCCTGGAATTCATGGACACCGTCTACACCGGGGACCAGTTCTACGAGAATCTGGCCAGGGAACGGAGGGCCGATGAAAAACGCCGGGGTTACTTCCTGCAGTATGATGCCGGGTTCCGGTCCATGGACCGGCTCATGGTCCGGATGAACCGCTCCGAATATGAAAACGAACTGGAATTCACCCCATTTGCCGCCTCCGGCGAGCGGCACACAGAACAGGCCACCACCCAGGCCGAGGCCCGTTACACGGGACTGTTTCTGGACGGCCACCTAGTCACCCTGGGCGCGGAATACCGCCGGGACGGGCTGGATGACACCCTGGCCGGAACCCGCACGGACCGGGATGTGGACAATATCAGCCTTCTGATCCAGGATGAGTTTCACCTGTCCGACCCCCTTTATACGGTCCTGGGGATACGCTGGGACGACCATTCCGCTTTTGGCAGCCAGTGGAGCCCCCGGGGGTCCCTTGTCTATCGGCTGTCGGATCACCTGCGGCTGAAAGGTTCCGTTGGACAGGGGTTCCGGGCACCCTCCCTGACCGAACTCTATGTGACCTCACTCCGGAAACGGGGCAAGGAGGTGTTCGAGTCCGATCCAAAATTAAAGGCGGAAACCTCCACCACCTGGGAACTGGGTATTGCAGGAGATCACGGCAGGTACCGGGGCGGGGTGACCGGATTTTACACCGAGGTGGAGGACCTGATTGAAAGCGTATTCCTGCGGACCGAAGGATCGGGTAAGGACAAACGTGACATCTACCGGTACCGGAACATTGCCGAAGCCACCATCAAAGGCATCGAGGCCGAGGCCGGGGTCCGCCTGCCCGGGGGCTTTTCCCTGGACGGCAACCTGACCTGGCAGGATGTGGAGGACCGAGCCGGAGAGGGGGCCGTGGGCGGCCTTCCCGAATACAAAGGATATTTCAAACTGGGCTATGAGCTGCCGGACTGGCGGCTGCGGGCCAACCTGCGGATGTCCTATATCGGAAATCTGACCTACGCGGACGGAAACAGCGAATCCTATCCCCTGTTCGGTGCCTATGTAGCCAAGGGCCTGAACGAGCGCTTCGAGATCTTTGCCGGGGTGAACAATCTGTTTGACAAACAGGTCGAACAAAACGATGTCGTCCAGATCGATCCGACCACGGTTTACGCCGGCATCACGGCGCATTTTTAG